One genomic segment of Stigmatella erecta includes these proteins:
- the uvrC gene encoding excinuclease ABC subunit UvrC, whose product MDARLQEKLDSLPTEPGVYLMKDRRGLVIYVGKAVNLRNRVRSYFTRTGDTRAFIALLDTMLGDIETVLVHNEKEALLLENELIKKHKPRFNVLLKDDKQFISLRLDRSQPYPRLEVVRKYERDGARYFGPYSSAGAIRETLRIINRYFHLRTCTDHVLANRKRPCLLHQIGRCPAPCVYPVPTEDYRRSVDEVGMFLEGKAGELVDGLRGRMRSAASELKFEEAARLRDQLQAIERSLERQKVATTDFKDQDVFSFFREGDRILFYVLWVRQGRLNGGQAFPFGSQEFPDEELLASFVNLYYDQGSFVPEEVLLPLEPESLEGLEALLSERKGQKVRVLVPKRGEKHELVLMAHKNAEQSFVERKRTKDETDAVLGRLQQKLGLRNYPRRMECFDISHFQGSSIVASQVAVTDGETDKSRYRRYKIKTLEKQDDFASMYEVISRRLKRGQEEKDLPDLLVIDGGKGQLASAHAALKDLGVEGVDVVGLAKSRDQEVFDRDAESARSPERIFVLGRKDPIVLPQNSAEIFMLTRMRDEAHRFAITFQRKDLRKSRIHSALEDIPGVGEGRRKLLLRHFGSLKRVSDASIEELAEVVGPSLAERVHAGLHGHEEEDAADPVREASLADADAAIGEKSSQGGSPAGSA is encoded by the coding sequence ATGGACGCCCGGCTCCAGGAAAAGCTGGACTCGTTGCCCACCGAACCCGGCGTGTACCTGATGAAGGACCGCCGGGGCCTCGTCATCTACGTGGGCAAGGCGGTGAACCTGCGCAACCGGGTGCGCTCGTACTTCACCCGCACCGGGGACACGCGCGCCTTCATCGCCCTGCTCGACACGATGCTGGGCGACATCGAGACGGTGCTCGTTCACAACGAGAAGGAAGCGCTGCTTCTCGAGAACGAGCTCATCAAGAAGCACAAGCCGCGCTTCAACGTCCTGCTCAAGGACGACAAGCAGTTCATCTCCCTGCGGCTCGACCGCAGCCAGCCGTACCCCCGGCTGGAGGTGGTGCGCAAGTATGAGCGGGATGGGGCGCGCTACTTCGGGCCGTACTCCAGCGCGGGCGCCATCCGCGAGACGCTGCGCATCATCAACCGCTACTTCCACCTGCGCACCTGCACGGACCACGTGCTGGCCAACCGCAAGCGGCCCTGTCTGCTGCACCAGATCGGCCGCTGCCCGGCCCCGTGCGTCTACCCGGTCCCGACCGAGGACTACCGCCGCAGCGTGGACGAGGTGGGGATGTTCCTGGAGGGCAAGGCGGGCGAGCTGGTGGATGGGCTCCGGGGGCGCATGCGCAGCGCCGCCTCCGAGCTGAAGTTCGAGGAGGCCGCGCGCCTGCGCGACCAGCTCCAGGCCATCGAGCGCAGCCTGGAGCGCCAGAAGGTGGCCACCACCGACTTCAAGGACCAGGACGTCTTCTCCTTCTTCCGGGAAGGCGACCGCATCCTCTTCTACGTCCTCTGGGTGCGGCAGGGCCGGCTCAACGGGGGCCAGGCGTTCCCCTTCGGCAGCCAGGAGTTCCCCGACGAGGAGCTGCTCGCCTCCTTCGTGAACCTCTATTACGACCAGGGCAGCTTCGTGCCCGAGGAAGTCCTGCTGCCGCTGGAGCCGGAGTCGTTGGAGGGGCTGGAGGCGCTCCTGTCCGAGCGCAAGGGCCAGAAGGTGCGCGTGCTGGTGCCCAAGCGCGGCGAGAAGCACGAGCTGGTGCTCATGGCGCACAAGAACGCCGAGCAGTCCTTCGTGGAGCGCAAGCGCACCAAGGACGAGACGGATGCGGTGCTCGGCCGGCTCCAGCAGAAGCTGGGCCTGCGCAATTACCCGCGCCGCATGGAGTGCTTCGACATCTCGCACTTCCAGGGCTCCAGCATCGTCGCCTCCCAGGTGGCCGTCACCGATGGGGAGACCGACAAGTCCCGCTACCGCCGCTACAAGATCAAAACCCTGGAGAAGCAGGACGACTTCGCCAGCATGTACGAAGTCATCTCCCGCCGCCTCAAGCGGGGCCAGGAAGAGAAGGACTTGCCGGATTTGCTGGTCATCGACGGCGGCAAGGGCCAGCTCGCCAGCGCCCACGCGGCCCTGAAGGACCTGGGCGTGGAGGGCGTGGACGTGGTGGGCCTCGCCAAGAGCCGGGATCAAGAGGTGTTTGATCGCGATGCGGAGAGCGCCCGCAGCCCCGAGCGCATCTTCGTGCTGGGTCGCAAGGACCCCATCGTGTTGCCGCAGAACTCAGCGGAAATCTTCATGCTCACGCGCATGAGGGACGAAGCGCACCGGTTCGCCATCACCTTCCAGCGCAAGGATCTGCGCAAGAGCCGCATCCACTCGGCCCTGGAGGACATTCCGGGGGTGGGGGAGGGGCGGCGCAAGTTGCTGCTGCGTCATTTTGGCTCGCTCAAGCGCGTGAGCGACGCCAGCATCGAGGAGCTCGCCGAAGTGGTGGGCCCGTCGCTGGCCGAGCGCGTCCACGCGGGGCTTCACGGCCACGAGGAAGAAGATGCGGCGGACCCGGTGCGGGAGGCCTCGCTGGCCGATGCGGACGCGGCAATAGGCGAAAAATCCTCACAGGGAGGGTCGCCAGCTGGCTCGGCGTGA
- a CDS encoding DUF507 family protein, which yields MRLYPKVIPIISRECIQQLMQDGDIEVEPMRVADAEMDLSAIMREYLANEERVNQATREALERRGYDYSKFNQVKREMADVRGFKMGDEGIEYVINQMIEFLLISRNVEEVFSADNMLRVKIFSVMKKHLDVDDEIDREARSRLKHLQEGTSAFDIEYNKTVEQIRRARGLI from the coding sequence ATGAGGCTCTATCCGAAGGTGATCCCGATCATCTCTCGCGAGTGCATCCAGCAGCTGATGCAGGATGGCGACATCGAAGTCGAGCCGATGCGGGTGGCGGACGCGGAGATGGACCTGTCGGCCATCATGCGTGAGTACCTGGCCAACGAGGAGCGCGTGAATCAAGCCACGCGCGAGGCCCTGGAACGGCGGGGGTACGACTACTCCAAGTTCAACCAGGTCAAGCGTGAGATGGCCGACGTCCGTGGCTTCAAGATGGGCGACGAGGGCATCGAATACGTCATCAATCAGATGATTGAGTTCCTGCTCATCAGCCGCAACGTCGAGGAAGTGTTCTCCGCAGACAATATGCTGCGCGTGAAGATTTTCAGCGTGATGAAGAAGCACCTCGACGTGGACGACGAGATCGACCGGGAGGCGCGCTCGCGGCTGAAGCACCTGCAGGAGGGCACCAGCGCCTTCGACATTGAGTACAACAAGACGGTGGAGCAGATCCGCCGCGCCCGGGGCCTCATCTAG
- a CDS encoding elastin, producing the protein MVGSLLNSMMLGLLVAQAPGGMTFDGREVSARTTSSAGFFAQGTVPFPNLWERGTGSASLTVEDRVLDPSASYGDKARVEARFRLGTSEYQIELTQPGFPPAQVSGAAAAGSLPRPGHPVGGGVLVDQDVYGNSGLGWMATTRVHAAAAVWGVGRVSINGRLVTDSAVIHAAALSHGAQADDDTHITLPQARTGDAELQVLVWNLPLNVEPRGFLQLSFDDVEINFDGTVLKSLAQVPNVSEQPQNPMSLASSLGGVSLGTPLAPPSPPGEGLGGSGFTVEGTTVTGLPGGPITPVGPGTLGGPESPDPSVIPSFNAGTGSGVAVGSADSLATLTPVSAPAAGRGAVTPDTISGSFPTRGAPTPSVNISGVMPGTLAPGAEFAEESRDVVGAPPPGAPAEAGVAIGGFSGSTAPAQGSFTVVPISPPNFTTFSFAGSPQVSPGIIATAPPIGTDVTIPTPPLLGTPAPLTAANAPPLLGTPAPLNAAPAPALVGTPSPANAFPLTPLVGGAAPAPATVAPAGGTGVPPSI; encoded by the coding sequence ATGGTGGGTTCTCTTCTCAACTCGATGATGCTGGGTCTCCTGGTCGCTCAGGCGCCAGGCGGCATGACGTTCGATGGGCGCGAGGTCAGCGCCAGGACGACGTCCTCGGCGGGCTTCTTCGCCCAGGGGACGGTTCCCTTCCCCAACCTCTGGGAGCGCGGCACCGGATCGGCCAGCCTGACGGTCGAGGACCGGGTGTTGGATCCCAGCGCCAGCTACGGTGACAAGGCCCGCGTCGAGGCCCGCTTCCGGCTGGGCACCTCCGAATATCAGATCGAGCTGACCCAGCCCGGGTTCCCGCCCGCCCAGGTGTCCGGGGCAGCGGCCGCTGGGTCGCTTCCCCGGCCCGGTCACCCGGTGGGCGGCGGCGTCCTGGTGGATCAGGACGTGTACGGCAACAGCGGCCTCGGCTGGATGGCGACCACCCGGGTGCATGCGGCCGCGGCCGTCTGGGGCGTGGGGCGCGTGTCGATCAACGGACGGTTGGTGACGGACTCGGCCGTCATCCACGCCGCGGCGCTGTCGCACGGTGCCCAGGCCGATGACGACACCCACATCACGCTGCCCCAGGCCCGCACGGGCGACGCGGAGCTTCAGGTGCTCGTGTGGAACCTGCCGCTCAACGTCGAGCCCCGGGGGTTCCTGCAGCTGTCCTTCGATGACGTGGAGATCAACTTCGACGGCACGGTGCTGAAGTCCCTGGCCCAGGTGCCGAACGTCTCCGAGCAGCCCCAGAATCCGATGAGCCTCGCCTCGTCCCTGGGCGGCGTGAGCCTGGGGACGCCGCTGGCGCCGCCCTCGCCTCCGGGCGAGGGGCTGGGCGGCAGCGGCTTCACCGTGGAGGGCACCACGGTGACGGGGCTCCCCGGTGGGCCCATCACCCCGGTGGGCCCGGGGACGCTCGGCGGCCCGGAGTCTCCGGATCCCTCCGTCATTCCCAGCTTCAACGCGGGGACGGGGAGCGGCGTCGCGGTGGGCTCGGCGGACTCGCTGGCCACCCTCACCCCTGTCTCTGCGCCAGCGGCGGGGCGAGGCGCGGTGACGCCGGACACCATCAGTGGCTCGTTCCCGACCCGGGGCGCGCCGACGCCGTCCGTCAACATCTCCGGCGTGATGCCCGGCACGCTCGCGCCGGGAGCGGAGTTCGCGGAGGAGAGCCGGGACGTGGTGGGCGCACCGCCGCCGGGGGCACCCGCGGAGGCAGGGGTGGCCATCGGGGGCTTCTCGGGGAGCACCGCCCCTGCGCAGGGCTCCTTCACCGTGGTGCCCATTTCCCCGCCCAACTTCACCACCTTCTCCTTCGCGGGCTCGCCCCAGGTCAGCCCGGGCATCATCGCGACGGCTCCGCCCATCGGAACGGACGTGACGATTCCCACGCCGCCGCTGCTGGGCACGCCCGCGCCGCTCACCGCCGCGAACGCGCCGCCGCTGCTGGGCACGCCCGCGCCGCTCAATGCCGCGCCCGCGCCTGCCCTGGTGGGCACGCCCTCTCCGGCCAATGCGTTTCCCTTGACGCCGCTCGTCGGGGGGGCGGCGCCCGCACCGGCCACCGTCGCGCCGGCGGGGGGTACCGGGGTGCCTCCCTCCATCTAA